A genomic window from Cyprinus carpio isolate SPL01 chromosome B9, ASM1834038v1, whole genome shotgun sequence includes:
- the LOC109063217 gene encoding G-protein coupled receptor 1-like, protein MMTQEGRDYVNNTYEYMDYGYVEETKPGGYAQREALHIISVIIYSLAFTLGVIGNGLVIWVTAFKSKRTVNSVWLQNLAIADFVFVVFLPFSIDYVLRDFHWLFGKTICKLNSFVCTMNMYASVLFLTVLSLDRYISLVHLSWSERYRNIRRAWWVCALIWITSCCLSCPALIFRDVIQHKGKVVCFNNFHDESRHMIAVRHIAMVSMRTAVGFLLPFATITISGVLLAIKMRQSDSVRFTSFSRTVSAVILAFFLCWVPFHTFSLMELSMHHTTYLHSVLIVGFPLATSLAFFNSCVNPILYVLLTKKVRKLVRRSFLNFTKRSLRELSQSVSATELDSPLPSCSPEEPTANSSV, encoded by the coding sequence ATGATGACCCAGGAAGGCAGGGACTATGTAAACAACACTTATGAATACATGGACTATGGATACGTGGAGGAGACCAAGCCTGGAGGCTACGCTCAGAGAGAAGCTCTTCACATCATATCAGTGATCATCTACAGCCTGGCGTTTACTCTGGGAGTAATCGGGAACGGCCTGGTCATCTGGGTGACTGCCTTCAAAAGCAAACGGACCGTGAACAGTGTTTGGCTGCAGAATCTGGCCATCGCTGACTTTGTGTTTGTGGTCTTCCTGCCGTTCTCCATCGACTACGTGCTGCGAGACTTTCACTGGCTCTTCGGGAAGACCATATGCAAGCTGAACTCGTTCGTGTGCACCATGAACATGTACGCCAGCGTGCTGTTTCTGACCGTCCTGAGCTTGGATCGCTACATCTCACTGGTCCACCTGAGCTGGTCGGAAAGGTATCGAAACATCCGGAGGGCATGGTGGGTGTGTGCGCTGATTTGGATCACGTCCTGCTGTCTAAGCTGTCCGGCCCTGATATTCCGTGACGTGATCCAGCACAAAGGGAAGgttgtgtgttttaataactTCCACGATGAGAGCAGGCACATGATAGCGGTGAGGCACATTGCGATGGTGTCGATGCGCACCGCCGTGGGCTTTCTGCTTCCGTTTGCAACCATCACCATCAGCGGCGTCCTGCTGGCTATTAAGATGCGCCAATCCGACTCGGTACGCTTCACCAGCTTCTCCAGAACCGTCTCTGCCGTGATTCTTGCTTTCTTCTTGTGTTGGGTGCCGTTTCACACGTTCAGCCTGATGGAGCTGAGCATGCATCACACCACCTACCTGCACTCCGTGCTCATCGTGGGCTTCCCACTCGCCACCAGCCTGGCCTTCTTCAACAGCTGCGTCAACCCCATTCTGTACGTACTGCTTACCAAGAAGGTGCGTAAACTGGTGAGGAGGTCGTTTTTGAACTTCACCAAGCGCTCGCTGAGGGAGCTGAGTCAGTCTGTGTCTGCGACGGAGTTAGACTCGCCACTGCCCAGCTGCTCTCCTGAAGAACCCACGGCCAACTCCTCCGTCTGA